The Kogia breviceps isolate mKogBre1 chromosome 4, mKogBre1 haplotype 1, whole genome shotgun sequence genome window below encodes:
- the CCDC125 gene encoding coiled-coil domain-containing protein 125 isoform X4: protein MSGEARPQSGAEGQAWEAEDDDMAEGDLGYGLRRRPGGIYEVQVSHLFTSRKRSDGETFSPPPFSRNGEERNSAVFQYSKHKSLRDTYPEGPQIPYHGRQSSTDSNSELSNVELRQRLHETLEEVEILKTELEASQRQLEGKEEALRILQSNAVFGKATSHTQAVLQKTVEQKRSLEKEINVLQWEIEFDRSRFKNIEESWIQKYDRLNCENAVLKETLKLKTEEIKMLKSENTILNQQYLEALAMLDIKQQKIAQENTCQDTSGFTEVSGLELELLKKSKEEAYIMADAFRIAFEQQLMRKNDQALRLTQMGKMCKKATKGTNWKHLKDDGLPSQRSKKTLGQKLLGMLPLENSSKSTDDQHDPQEVFKMLTDLLNDKEEALAHQRKVSYMLARALEDRGTTSKENKEKNPMKDNSPLKNPWQKTSEFPVLRDPVHSSVQIFNSVGCICSIQHFQTDQNYRRTLKRSYSLPSNIMY from the exons ATGAGCGGGGAGGCGAGGCCGCAGAGTGGGGCAGAGGGGCAGGCCTGGGAAGCAGAGGACGATGACATGGCAGAAGGCGATTTAGGGTATGGCCTCAGAAGAAGGCCCGGTGGCATTTATGAAGTGCAAGTTTCACATTTATTTACATCTAGAAAAAGATCAGATGGAGAGACCTTTAGTCCTCCCCCATTTTCAAGAaatggggaagaaagaaacagtGCCGTTTTTCAGTATTCCAAGCATAAGAGCTTGCGTGATACATACCCGGAAGGACCCCAGATTCCCTATCATGGCCGACAAAGTAGCACTG ATTCTAATTCAGAGTTGTCAAATGTGGAATTAAGGCAACGTCTTCATGAAACTTTAGAG GAGGTAGAAATTTTGAAAACTGAACTTGAGGCATCTCAAAGACAACTTGAAGGTAAAGAGGAAGCATTGAGAATTCTTCAAAGCAAT gcAGTATTTGGCAAAGCCACAAGTCATACCCAGGCAGTACTTCAAAAAACTGTGGAACAAAAGAGATCCTTGGAGAAG GAAATCAATGTCTTGCAATGGGAAATAGAATTTGATCGcagtagatttaaaaatatagaggaaTCTTGGATCCAAAAATATGACAG GCTAAACTGTGAAAATGCAGTCCTCAAAGAAACtttgaaactgaaaacagaagaaattaaaatgctcAAGTCTGAAAATACAA TTTTGAATCAACAGTATTTGGAGGCCCTCGCCATGCTTGATATCAAACAGCAGAAGATCGCTCAGGAAAACACGTGCCAGGACACAAGTGGCTTTACAGAGGTTTCAGGTCTTGAG TTGGAACTTCTGAAGAAGAGTAAAGAAGAAGCCTACATAATGGCAGATGCATTCAGAATTGCATTTGAGCAACAATTAATGAGGAAAAATGACCAGGCACTAAGATTGACACAAATGGGTAAAATGTGTAAGAAAGCAACAAAAGGGACAAATTGGAAGCACCTTAAAGATGATG GGTTACCGTCACAAAGGAGTAAGAAGACCTTAGGGCAGAAACTGTTGGGCATGCtccctttggaaaacagttctaAGAGTACAGATGACCAGCATGATCCTCAGGAAGTCTTTAAGATGCTAACAGATTTG TTAAATGATAAAGAAGAAGCTTTGGCTCATCAAAGAAAAGTTAGTTACATGCTTGCTCGGGCTTTGGAAGACAGAGGCACCACctcaaaagagaacaaagaaaaaaatcctatgaaAGACAATTCTCCATTAAAAAACCCCTGGCAGAAAACTTCAGAATTCCCTGTTTTACGTGATCCTGTACATTCAAGTGTTCAAATTTTTAATTCTGTGGGCTGCATTTGTtcaattcagcactttcaaacagATCAAAACTACAGAAGAACTCTTAAAAGATCCTATTCTTTGCCATCAAATATCATGTACTGA
- the CCDC125 gene encoding coiled-coil domain-containing protein 125 isoform X2, which yields MSGEARPQSGAEGQAWEAEDDDMAEGDLGYGLRRRPGGIYEVQVSHLFTSRKRSDGETFSPPPFSRNGEERNSAVFQYSKHKSLRDTYPEGPQIPYHGRQSSTDSNSELSNVELRQRLHETLEEVEILKTELEASQRQLEGKEEALRILQSNAVFGKATSHTQAVLQKTVEQKRSLEKEINVLQWEIEFDRSRFKNIEESWIQKYDRLNCENAVLKETLKLKTEEIKMLKSENTILNQQYLEALAMLDIKQQKIAQENTCQDTSGFTEVSGLELAVLGACLCHGPSGSPCTCARLAASTRKMLLQVKQELELLKKSKEEAYIMADAFRIAFEQQLMRKNDQALRLTQMGKMCKKATKGTNWKHLKDDGLPSQRSKKTLGQKLLGMLPLENSSKSTDDQHDPQEVFKMLTDLLNDKEEALAHQRKVSYMLARALEDRGTTSKENKEKNPMKDNSPLKNPWQKTSEFPVLRDPVHSSVQIFNSVGCICSIQHFQTDQNYRRTLKRSYSLPSNIMY from the exons ATGAGCGGGGAGGCGAGGCCGCAGAGTGGGGCAGAGGGGCAGGCCTGGGAAGCAGAGGACGATGACATGGCAGAAGGCGATTTAGGGTATGGCCTCAGAAGAAGGCCCGGTGGCATTTATGAAGTGCAAGTTTCACATTTATTTACATCTAGAAAAAGATCAGATGGAGAGACCTTTAGTCCTCCCCCATTTTCAAGAaatggggaagaaagaaacagtGCCGTTTTTCAGTATTCCAAGCATAAGAGCTTGCGTGATACATACCCGGAAGGACCCCAGATTCCCTATCATGGCCGACAAAGTAGCACTG ATTCTAATTCAGAGTTGTCAAATGTGGAATTAAGGCAACGTCTTCATGAAACTTTAGAG GAGGTAGAAATTTTGAAAACTGAACTTGAGGCATCTCAAAGACAACTTGAAGGTAAAGAGGAAGCATTGAGAATTCTTCAAAGCAAT gcAGTATTTGGCAAAGCCACAAGTCATACCCAGGCAGTACTTCAAAAAACTGTGGAACAAAAGAGATCCTTGGAGAAG GAAATCAATGTCTTGCAATGGGAAATAGAATTTGATCGcagtagatttaaaaatatagaggaaTCTTGGATCCAAAAATATGACAG GCTAAACTGTGAAAATGCAGTCCTCAAAGAAACtttgaaactgaaaacagaagaaattaaaatgctcAAGTCTGAAAATACAA TTTTGAATCAACAGTATTTGGAGGCCCTCGCCATGCTTGATATCAAACAGCAGAAGATCGCTCAGGAAAACACGTGCCAGGACACAAGTGGCTTTACAGAGGTTTCAGGTCTTGAG CTTGCAGTCCTGGGAGCCTGCCTTTGTCACGGTCCCAGTGGGAGCCCCTGTACCTGTGCTAGACTGGCAGCATCTACTCGGAAAATGCTCCTTCAGGTCAAACAGGAG TTGGAACTTCTGAAGAAGAGTAAAGAAGAAGCCTACATAATGGCAGATGCATTCAGAATTGCATTTGAGCAACAATTAATGAGGAAAAATGACCAGGCACTAAGATTGACACAAATGGGTAAAATGTGTAAGAAAGCAACAAAAGGGACAAATTGGAAGCACCTTAAAGATGATG GGTTACCGTCACAAAGGAGTAAGAAGACCTTAGGGCAGAAACTGTTGGGCATGCtccctttggaaaacagttctaAGAGTACAGATGACCAGCATGATCCTCAGGAAGTCTTTAAGATGCTAACAGATTTG TTAAATGATAAAGAAGAAGCTTTGGCTCATCAAAGAAAAGTTAGTTACATGCTTGCTCGGGCTTTGGAAGACAGAGGCACCACctcaaaagagaacaaagaaaaaaatcctatgaaAGACAATTCTCCATTAAAAAACCCCTGGCAGAAAACTTCAGAATTCCCTGTTTTACGTGATCCTGTACATTCAAGTGTTCAAATTTTTAATTCTGTGGGCTGCATTTGTtcaattcagcactttcaaacagATCAAAACTACAGAAGAACTCTTAAAAGATCCTATTCTTTGCCATCAAATATCATGTACTGA
- the CCDC125 gene encoding coiled-coil domain-containing protein 125 isoform X3, with amino-acid sequence MSGEARPQSGAEGQAWEAEDDDMAEGDLGYGLRRRPGGIYEVQVSHLFTSRKRSDGETFSPPPFSRNGEERNSAVFQYSKHKSLRDTYPEGPQIPYHGRQSSTDSNSELSNVELRQRLHETLEEVEILKTELEASQRQLEGKEEALRILQSNAVFGKATSHTQAVLQKTVEQKRSLEKSLLLSDHLIFTEKEINVLQWEIEFDRSRFKNIEESWIQKYDRLNCENAVLKETLKLKTEEIKMLKSENTILNQQYLEALAMLDIKQQKIAQENTCQDTSGFTEVSGLELELLKKSKEEAYIMADAFRIAFEQQLMRKNDQALRLTQMGKMCKKATKGTNWKHLKDDGLPSQRSKKTLGQKLLGMLPLENSSKSTDDQHDPQEVFKMLTDLLNDKEEALAHQRKVSYMLARALEDRGTTSKENKEKNPMKDNSPLKNPWQKTSEFPVLRDPVHSSVQIFNSVGCICSIQHFQTDQNYRRTLKRSYSLPSNIMY; translated from the exons ATGAGCGGGGAGGCGAGGCCGCAGAGTGGGGCAGAGGGGCAGGCCTGGGAAGCAGAGGACGATGACATGGCAGAAGGCGATTTAGGGTATGGCCTCAGAAGAAGGCCCGGTGGCATTTATGAAGTGCAAGTTTCACATTTATTTACATCTAGAAAAAGATCAGATGGAGAGACCTTTAGTCCTCCCCCATTTTCAAGAaatggggaagaaagaaacagtGCCGTTTTTCAGTATTCCAAGCATAAGAGCTTGCGTGATACATACCCGGAAGGACCCCAGATTCCCTATCATGGCCGACAAAGTAGCACTG ATTCTAATTCAGAGTTGTCAAATGTGGAATTAAGGCAACGTCTTCATGAAACTTTAGAG GAGGTAGAAATTTTGAAAACTGAACTTGAGGCATCTCAAAGACAACTTGAAGGTAAAGAGGAAGCATTGAGAATTCTTCAAAGCAAT gcAGTATTTGGCAAAGCCACAAGTCATACCCAGGCAGTACTTCAAAAAACTGTGGAACAAAAGAGATCCTTGGAGAAG AGCCTGCTTCTTTCTGACCATCTCATCTTCACTGAAAAG GAAATCAATGTCTTGCAATGGGAAATAGAATTTGATCGcagtagatttaaaaatatagaggaaTCTTGGATCCAAAAATATGACAG GCTAAACTGTGAAAATGCAGTCCTCAAAGAAACtttgaaactgaaaacagaagaaattaaaatgctcAAGTCTGAAAATACAA TTTTGAATCAACAGTATTTGGAGGCCCTCGCCATGCTTGATATCAAACAGCAGAAGATCGCTCAGGAAAACACGTGCCAGGACACAAGTGGCTTTACAGAGGTTTCAGGTCTTGAG TTGGAACTTCTGAAGAAGAGTAAAGAAGAAGCCTACATAATGGCAGATGCATTCAGAATTGCATTTGAGCAACAATTAATGAGGAAAAATGACCAGGCACTAAGATTGACACAAATGGGTAAAATGTGTAAGAAAGCAACAAAAGGGACAAATTGGAAGCACCTTAAAGATGATG GGTTACCGTCACAAAGGAGTAAGAAGACCTTAGGGCAGAAACTGTTGGGCATGCtccctttggaaaacagttctaAGAGTACAGATGACCAGCATGATCCTCAGGAAGTCTTTAAGATGCTAACAGATTTG TTAAATGATAAAGAAGAAGCTTTGGCTCATCAAAGAAAAGTTAGTTACATGCTTGCTCGGGCTTTGGAAGACAGAGGCACCACctcaaaagagaacaaagaaaaaaatcctatgaaAGACAATTCTCCATTAAAAAACCCCTGGCAGAAAACTTCAGAATTCCCTGTTTTACGTGATCCTGTACATTCAAGTGTTCAAATTTTTAATTCTGTGGGCTGCATTTGTtcaattcagcactttcaaacagATCAAAACTACAGAAGAACTCTTAAAAGATCCTATTCTTTGCCATCAAATATCATGTACTGA
- the CCDC125 gene encoding coiled-coil domain-containing protein 125 isoform X5, whose amino-acid sequence MASEEGPVAFMKCKFHIYLHLEKDQMERPLVLPHFQEMGKKETVPFFSIPSIRACVIHTRKDPRFPIMADKVALEVEILKTELEASQRQLEGKEEALRILQSNAVFGKATSHTQAVLQKTVEQKRSLEKSLLLSDHLIFTEKEINVLQWEIEFDRSRFKNIEESWIQKYDRLNCENAVLKETLKLKTEEIKMLKSENTILNQQYLEALAMLDIKQQKIAQENTCQDTSGFTEVSGLELAVLGACLCHGPSGSPCTCARLAASTRKMLLQVKQELELLKKSKEEAYIMADAFRIAFEQQLMRKNDQALRLTQMGKMCKKATKGTNWKHLKDDGLPSQRSKKTLGQKLLGMLPLENSSKSTDDQHDPQEVFKMLTDLLNDKEEALAHQRKVSYMLARALEDRGTTSKENKEKNPMKDNSPLKNPWQKTSEFPVLRDPVHSSVQIFNSVGCICSIQHFQTDQNYRRTLKRSYSLPSNIMY is encoded by the exons ATGGCCTCAGAAGAAGGCCCGGTGGCATTTATGAAGTGCAAGTTTCACATTTATTTACATCTAGAAAAAGATCAGATGGAGAGACCTTTAGTCCTCCCCCATTTTCAAGAaatggggaagaaagaaacagtGCCGTTTTTCAGTATTCCAAGCATAAGAGCTTGCGTGATACATACCCGGAAGGACCCCAGATTCCCTATCATGGCCGACAAAGTAGCACTG GAGGTAGAAATTTTGAAAACTGAACTTGAGGCATCTCAAAGACAACTTGAAGGTAAAGAGGAAGCATTGAGAATTCTTCAAAGCAAT gcAGTATTTGGCAAAGCCACAAGTCATACCCAGGCAGTACTTCAAAAAACTGTGGAACAAAAGAGATCCTTGGAGAAG AGCCTGCTTCTTTCTGACCATCTCATCTTCACTGAAAAG GAAATCAATGTCTTGCAATGGGAAATAGAATTTGATCGcagtagatttaaaaatatagaggaaTCTTGGATCCAAAAATATGACAG GCTAAACTGTGAAAATGCAGTCCTCAAAGAAACtttgaaactgaaaacagaagaaattaaaatgctcAAGTCTGAAAATACAA TTTTGAATCAACAGTATTTGGAGGCCCTCGCCATGCTTGATATCAAACAGCAGAAGATCGCTCAGGAAAACACGTGCCAGGACACAAGTGGCTTTACAGAGGTTTCAGGTCTTGAG CTTGCAGTCCTGGGAGCCTGCCTTTGTCACGGTCCCAGTGGGAGCCCCTGTACCTGTGCTAGACTGGCAGCATCTACTCGGAAAATGCTCCTTCAGGTCAAACAGGAG TTGGAACTTCTGAAGAAGAGTAAAGAAGAAGCCTACATAATGGCAGATGCATTCAGAATTGCATTTGAGCAACAATTAATGAGGAAAAATGACCAGGCACTAAGATTGACACAAATGGGTAAAATGTGTAAGAAAGCAACAAAAGGGACAAATTGGAAGCACCTTAAAGATGATG GGTTACCGTCACAAAGGAGTAAGAAGACCTTAGGGCAGAAACTGTTGGGCATGCtccctttggaaaacagttctaAGAGTACAGATGACCAGCATGATCCTCAGGAAGTCTTTAAGATGCTAACAGATTTG TTAAATGATAAAGAAGAAGCTTTGGCTCATCAAAGAAAAGTTAGTTACATGCTTGCTCGGGCTTTGGAAGACAGAGGCACCACctcaaaagagaacaaagaaaaaaatcctatgaaAGACAATTCTCCATTAAAAAACCCCTGGCAGAAAACTTCAGAATTCCCTGTTTTACGTGATCCTGTACATTCAAGTGTTCAAATTTTTAATTCTGTGGGCTGCATTTGTtcaattcagcactttcaaacagATCAAAACTACAGAAGAACTCTTAAAAGATCCTATTCTTTGCCATCAAATATCATGTACTGA
- the CCDC125 gene encoding coiled-coil domain-containing protein 125 isoform X1, with translation MSGEARPQSGAEGQAWEAEDDDMAEGDLGYGLRRRPGGIYEVQVSHLFTSRKRSDGETFSPPPFSRNGEERNSAVFQYSKHKSLRDTYPEGPQIPYHGRQSSTDSNSELSNVELRQRLHETLEEVEILKTELEASQRQLEGKEEALRILQSNAVFGKATSHTQAVLQKTVEQKRSLEKSLLLSDHLIFTEKEINVLQWEIEFDRSRFKNIEESWIQKYDRLNCENAVLKETLKLKTEEIKMLKSENTILNQQYLEALAMLDIKQQKIAQENTCQDTSGFTEVSGLELAVLGACLCHGPSGSPCTCARLAASTRKMLLQVKQELELLKKSKEEAYIMADAFRIAFEQQLMRKNDQALRLTQMGKMCKKATKGTNWKHLKDDGLPSQRSKKTLGQKLLGMLPLENSSKSTDDQHDPQEVFKMLTDLLNDKEEALAHQRKVSYMLARALEDRGTTSKENKEKNPMKDNSPLKNPWQKTSEFPVLRDPVHSSVQIFNSVGCICSIQHFQTDQNYRRTLKRSYSLPSNIMY, from the exons ATGAGCGGGGAGGCGAGGCCGCAGAGTGGGGCAGAGGGGCAGGCCTGGGAAGCAGAGGACGATGACATGGCAGAAGGCGATTTAGGGTATGGCCTCAGAAGAAGGCCCGGTGGCATTTATGAAGTGCAAGTTTCACATTTATTTACATCTAGAAAAAGATCAGATGGAGAGACCTTTAGTCCTCCCCCATTTTCAAGAaatggggaagaaagaaacagtGCCGTTTTTCAGTATTCCAAGCATAAGAGCTTGCGTGATACATACCCGGAAGGACCCCAGATTCCCTATCATGGCCGACAAAGTAGCACTG ATTCTAATTCAGAGTTGTCAAATGTGGAATTAAGGCAACGTCTTCATGAAACTTTAGAG GAGGTAGAAATTTTGAAAACTGAACTTGAGGCATCTCAAAGACAACTTGAAGGTAAAGAGGAAGCATTGAGAATTCTTCAAAGCAAT gcAGTATTTGGCAAAGCCACAAGTCATACCCAGGCAGTACTTCAAAAAACTGTGGAACAAAAGAGATCCTTGGAGAAG AGCCTGCTTCTTTCTGACCATCTCATCTTCACTGAAAAG GAAATCAATGTCTTGCAATGGGAAATAGAATTTGATCGcagtagatttaaaaatatagaggaaTCTTGGATCCAAAAATATGACAG GCTAAACTGTGAAAATGCAGTCCTCAAAGAAACtttgaaactgaaaacagaagaaattaaaatgctcAAGTCTGAAAATACAA TTTTGAATCAACAGTATTTGGAGGCCCTCGCCATGCTTGATATCAAACAGCAGAAGATCGCTCAGGAAAACACGTGCCAGGACACAAGTGGCTTTACAGAGGTTTCAGGTCTTGAG CTTGCAGTCCTGGGAGCCTGCCTTTGTCACGGTCCCAGTGGGAGCCCCTGTACCTGTGCTAGACTGGCAGCATCTACTCGGAAAATGCTCCTTCAGGTCAAACAGGAG TTGGAACTTCTGAAGAAGAGTAAAGAAGAAGCCTACATAATGGCAGATGCATTCAGAATTGCATTTGAGCAACAATTAATGAGGAAAAATGACCAGGCACTAAGATTGACACAAATGGGTAAAATGTGTAAGAAAGCAACAAAAGGGACAAATTGGAAGCACCTTAAAGATGATG GGTTACCGTCACAAAGGAGTAAGAAGACCTTAGGGCAGAAACTGTTGGGCATGCtccctttggaaaacagttctaAGAGTACAGATGACCAGCATGATCCTCAGGAAGTCTTTAAGATGCTAACAGATTTG TTAAATGATAAAGAAGAAGCTTTGGCTCATCAAAGAAAAGTTAGTTACATGCTTGCTCGGGCTTTGGAAGACAGAGGCACCACctcaaaagagaacaaagaaaaaaatcctatgaaAGACAATTCTCCATTAAAAAACCCCTGGCAGAAAACTTCAGAATTCCCTGTTTTACGTGATCCTGTACATTCAAGTGTTCAAATTTTTAATTCTGTGGGCTGCATTTGTtcaattcagcactttcaaacagATCAAAACTACAGAAGAACTCTTAAAAGATCCTATTCTTTGCCATCAAATATCATGTACTGA